One genomic segment of Streptomyces sp. NBC_00239 includes these proteins:
- a CDS encoding DUF5993 family protein — protein sequence MDTLIFGGILATLLAMYRQSSRTVVLGAWFVMLIAVILLMAHHITGGLALKLSY from the coding sequence ATGGACACCCTTATCTTCGGCGGGATCCTCGCCACCTTGCTGGCGATGTACCGGCAGTCGTCCAGGACGGTCGTGCTGGGCGCCTGGTTCGTCATGCTGATCGCCGTGATCCTGCTGATGGCGCATCACATCACCGGCGGCCTCGCCCTGAAGCTGAGCTACTGA